The bacterium genome includes the window ACAACTGCACAGGAAATATGGAAACAGGCAAACGGAAGAATTGATTATTTTGTCTCTGCAATCGGGACATCAGGCACAATAATGGGAGTTGGTAAAGCTTTAAAGGAAAATAACCCGAAAATAAAAATAGTAGAAGCACATCCGGTAAAAGGCCACTATATTCAGGGATTAAAGAATATGGAAGAGGCTCTTGTTCCGTCAATTTACGATAAAACTCAAATTGATGAATCTGTACCGGTTAATACTGAAGATGCAATCATAATGGCGAAGAGGATTGTCAGAGAAGAAGGAATCTTTGCAGGGATGAGCAGCGGTGCAGCTATGTATGCTGCGCTGAAAATAGCGGGAAAAATTAATTTTGGAAGAATTGTAGTTATTTTCCCTGACAGAGGGGAGAAGTATTTGTCTACGGATCTTTTTAGATAGACGTCATTCAAAATAATGGGCAGCCTAAGATAATATATTTTTAAAAAAGTTCTTGACTTTCAAGAAAGAATGTTTTATAATGCATGTGATTGTGATAACAAGCACAAGTAAGGTGTCAATTTTATGGATAAATCTATACCAAATGAAACTATTAGTCGCCTTTTCCCTTATTTCAGAGCATTGATGTGTCTTGATAAACAGGGAACTGAAACTGTATCTTCTGCACGTCTCGCTGAAGTTTGTCGTGCTAATTCTTCAAAAATTAGAAAAGATTTATCCTATTTTGGTGAACTTGGTACGCGCGGTGTGGGTTACAATGTAAAGGACCTGATGCAAAAAATTCGCACTATACTCAACCTTGATCCGATAAAAAATGCTGCTTTAGTAGGTGTCGGTAATATCGGAAAAGCATTGCTTAAGTATTCAAATTTTGAATTGGAAGGATTTAAAATTTATATGGCGTTTGACAATAATCCTAAAATAATTGGGAAGAAAATAAATCATGTGATTGTTGAAGATGTAGTTAATATGAAAAAAAGAATAAAATCAGAAAAAATCAAACTGGGTATATTAACTGTACCTGAACCAGTGGCGCCGGCTATTGCCAGGCGTATGGGAGATATGGGAATAAAAGCAATTCTGTCTTTTGCTCCATGCTCCCTCGCCATGCCCCATAATATAGAAATTACATGCGTTGATTTAAGCACGGAAATGGCCAAGCTAATTTATTATTCTTACAGATAGCCATTTTCATATAAATGTTGATTCTTCGAGAGAGGAGAATTATTGATGAACAAAGTAGCATATGAAACACCCCACCAGACAAGAAATTTCTTTTATCTGTTCTGTATACTTTTTCTGATATGGCTTGCACTCACTTCCAGTTTCCTATGGGAGGAACTTGCTGTCGGTTTTTTCATCAGCCTAATTCTTGCTTTAATGCTGAACAAAAACTATCCTTCCCTCGGGCTCCCCCCAATAAGCATTAAGAAGATCATCTTTTTTATCGTATTTATCCTTGTGCTTTTTAAAGAAATTGTAAAAGCAAATTTTGATGTAGCATATAGGGTTATTCATCCTAAAATGCCTATAAAACCAGGAGTAGTAATAATTAAAACAGGGTTGAAACAGGATATTGCAAAATTAATACTGGCAAATGCAATAACGTTGACACCCGGCACATTTACTCTGGACATTAAAGAGGACAAGCTTCTCATACACTGGATTTATGTCCGTTCGGAAGGTATAGAAGAGTCCACAAAAAATATTGGCGAACGATTTGAAAAATATTTAAAGGTGATATTCGCATGAGTGAAACAATTATTTTAGTTTATTTAGCTGTTATTGGATTAGGACTGATTTTCAGCCTTTTGCGTATGCTTTTAGGGCCTACTGCTTCTGACAGGGCTGTTGCAGTGGATACTATTACTACAACTGTTGTTGCTTTACTGGTCATTTTATCCCTTGTATTTGACAGATATATTTATCTGGATGTTGCATTAGTCTATTCATTATTAGCTTTTGTCGGATTGGTTGCAATTGCCAGATATTTGGAAAGGGGCATTTAGATGGAATTATTGGGGATAATTATTATCGGGATTGGAGTAGCTTTTTTAATGCTTGGGAATTTTGGAGTGCTAAGGCTTCCTGATGTGTATAATCGCATTCAGGCAGGAACAAAGTGTACTACTTTTGGTGCTTTTTTCACTATTATAGGAGTAGGTATCATCCAGCCTGCATGGTTTTGGAAATGCTTACTTATTGCAGTATTTGTTTTTGCAACCAATCCTATTTCCAGTCATGCTATTGCAAGAGCTTCCAAGAGGGCAGGTGTTCCTCTTTGTGATAGAAGTGTAGTGGATAAGTCGAGGGATTTTAAGGAATACAGGGAGGAAACATGATAATAATAGTTTCCCTATTAGTATTTTTGATGATTGTTTCGGCAGTAGCAGCATATATTTTTAAAGATTTGATAAGTGCTGTTATTGCCGGTTGTATGGTAAGTTTGATAGCGGCAATTCTTTTTTATTTTCTTCAGGCACCGGATGTTGCCATGGCCGAAGCATCAATTGGTGCAGCATTGGTTACTGCTGTATTTATTATTGCTATCATACGAACGAAGAGGTATGAAGAATGAGAAAAATTATCGGACTGATTTTACTGATTATTGTTGCATGGGGAATCTTTTTATCAATACAAAAAATTCCTTTTGGTGAGCCAAAGACAAAGATTGGTAAGTACTATATTGATAATGGTAAACAACAAACTGGGGCCTCAAATATTGTTACTTCCGTGGTTGTAGGTTTCCGGGGTTTTGATACTTTGGGAGAAGTGACTGTACTATTTCTCGCTACTATTGGCCTGGGTGCTGTTTTAGGAACTTTAAAAAGAAAAGAAAAAATTAAAATAACACGGGCAAGTTTAATACTTCGTACAGGATGCCGATTTTTATTTCCGCTTATTCTTCTTTTTGGTTCTTACATTATTATTCATGGACATCTGACACCCGGCGGCGGGTTCCAGGGAGGCGCAGTTATCGCTTCAGCATTCCTTCTTGTTTATCTTGGATGTCCCGGGAAAAGAATTAATGAAATTGGAAGTAAAACAGCTGAATCTCTCGGCGGTTTAACTTTTGTTGTGCTCGGGTTAATCGGCCTGACAGCAGGCGGACACTATTTTCTTTATAATTTTCTGCCTAAAGGTGAATTCAATACTCTGTTCAGTGCAGGTCTGATTCCGATAATTTATATTGCAATCGGAATAAAAGTGGGGTCGGAATTAGCCGGGGTTATCGACCAGCTTAAGGAGGAAAGCTGATGAATTTTTTACATGATTACATCTATTACATAGGATCTTTCAGCCTCATATTTATCGGTCTCTTTATAATGTTGACAAAAAGAAATCTCATAAAAGTAATTCTCGGGCTGAGTATCCTTGAAACAGGTGTAAATCTATTTATTATTTCTGTGGGATATATTCACAAGGGAACGGCTCCGATCTTTTCAAAAGCAGGATTAGAAGCAAAAAACATGGTAGACCCTGTTCCACAGGCATTAGTGCTTACCGCAATTGTGATCGGATTGGCTGTTCTTGCTCTGGCTTTATCTTTGACAATACGCTTGTACGGCCATTACGGAACGCTCAACTTACAAAAAATTAAAGAGCAGCGCTGGTAATCATCAAATCTAAAAAGCAATAAATGGGATATAACAATATGAATGAAATGATTAACTTCAATCCGGTATTATTAATCGTGGTACCGTTAGGCCTTGCCTTTTTAGTGCCGATCTTAGGATTTATATCGAAAAGAATTATTAAATGGATTCCGGTTATTGGATTTCTTTTTAATCTTATTGTTGCACTGTCGCTTGTGCCGCATGTACTTAAAGAGAGTATTATTGTAAAAATTGGAGGTTTCCCTCCGCCTTTCTGTATTAATCTTGTGGCCGGGCCTGTGGGAGTTTTATTATCTGTATTAATTTCTATCACTGGATTTTTAGTAGCCATTTATGCACTTAAATATATTCAAGAAGGTAAAGAACAATACTATCATATCCTTTATATGCTTCTTCTGACCGGGGCTACGGGAGTCGTTCTGACCGGGGATATATTTAATCTTTTTGTCTTCTTTGAAATTCTTTGTATTTCTTCCTATGCTCTTGTGGCTTATCTCGGAAACAAGGCAGGGATTGAATCTTCTATTAAATATTTAATTCAGGGTTCAATAGGATCAAGTTTTCTACTATTGGGGATCGGATTACTTTATGGCCAATTCGGTACTCTTAATATGGCAGACCTTGCCAATCAGATTGGGGATATAAGTTCACCTGCGGTATTTGTACCGATGGCTCTGATGATAACAGGCCTCGGAATTGAAGCGGCAATATTTCCTCTAAATGCCTGGCTTCCTGATGCACACTCATCTGCCCCGTCTTCAGTCAGTGCTGTTCTGTCGGGGATTGCGATTGAAGTAGGGGTATATGCTGTAATAAGAGTTTTGTTTACAATTTTTCATGTTTCAGATTTTTTGACATTTTTCCTGTTCATTGGATTATTGACCATATTAATTGGGGAAATGAGTGCATTTAAACAAACGAATATAAAAAGAATGCTCGCCTATTCCAGTATCGGACAAATTGGTTTAATCCTTTTTGCTTTTTCATTAGGCTCACAATACGGAGTGACCGGCGGATTGTTTCAAATGATAAGCCACACACTGGGCAAAGCGCTGCTTTTTCTGGCAGCCGGCTTTATGATATACAGAACCGGTTCCATGGAAATTTCATCATTTGAAGGGCTTGGCAAAAAGATGCCCTACACTGCTTTTCTCTTTACCATAGGGGCATTATCCATCATAGGATTGCCGCCGTTTATAGGTTTCGCGAGTAAATTTACGATTATCAAAGCTGCTCTTGCAGAAAGGGAACTGCTGTTGGTGATTTTAACGGGGATTGTGCTGTTGGCAACCGTTATTGAAGGCACCTACTTTTTTAGAGTAATACAGATGATCTATTTTAAAGAAGAATCTACATTAGCAGATAAAAAAGAAGCTCCTGCTGCCGGATTAATTCCAATGTTTATTTTTGCTGCATTAATTATATTTATCGGCATTTATCCTGGTTTTGTCATGAGAATGTTAAATTCAGCTGCTTCTGAACTTCTTAATAGTGCAGAATATATAAGGAGTGTATTAGGATGAGATTAGAAATAATATTAATAACTGCTTTCGGTGGTGCATTTCTCACATATTTTTCAGGGAAAATTTCATCTAAATTCAGAGATGTGTTTGCGGTGCTTGTTTCATTACTGCTCGTAGTAATTCTTTCCTGCCGTTATGGCGGACAAACGGAAGCCGTATCTTATCATAATTTTATGGGATTGTCACTAGTGCTAAGATTAAATCCCCTGGCTTGGTTTTTTGCAATTGCAACTGTCAGCTTAACGGCTTTGTCAATAATTTATTCTATAGACTATATGAAAAATCGAGACAGAACAGATTACTATTATTTTATAATGTTATTGATAAACGCGAGCATGCTGGGCATTGTATTAGCGGGAGATTTACTGTCTTTCTTTATCTTCTGGGAAATAATGAGCTGGTCAACATTTTTATTAATAAGTTATAACAGGGGCCGGGCAATAGCGGCAGGAGAGAAATATATTGTCATGTCCCTGATTGGTTCAATGGCTATGTTAATGGGGATTGTGTCGATCTATTCGTTTACAGGTAGTTTAAATATCCAAATTATTGCCACTCAATTGCATACAGCCTCGTCAGGCTATAAGCTTTTTTTACTAATTATTTTCAGTGTTACTTTTGGAATAAAGAATGCTGTTATGCCATTACATACATGGCTACCCGATGCTTATACGGAATCATCTACACCATTTTCAGCAGTACTTTCCGGAATGCTTACCAGAATGGGTATTTTCGGTTTTCTTTTAATTATGTATGTAATTATCGGAGCGAAAAGTACACTTCATACAGGCAAGGGATTTTTTAGTTTTAACACTATTCTTGCTTGGTTAGGTGCAATTACAATTGTTATTCCAACCTTTATTGCAATGCTGCAGAATGATGCGAAAAAACTTCTTGCTTGGCATGGTATCGGTCAGGGTGGGTATATGATTGTAGGAATTGCCTTTGGAACGAGTCTTGGTGTTGCAGGTGGAATTTTTCACACATTAAATCATGCGATATATATTGTGTTACTTTTTCTAAGTGTGGGAGCAATTGAGTACAGAACCAATGGCCTCAGAGATCTTAATTCTTTGGGTGGACTTTTTAAAAAAATGCCAATAGCATTCCTTGGAAGTCTTTTAGGAATCTGTGGATTAATTGGCCTCCCTTTGACGAACGGATTTGTTTCAAAATGGCTTATTTATAAAACTTTAATTCTTGGTAATGCACCGTTTCTCGCATTTGCAGCATTATTGGGGACTTGGGGAACGATCCTCTCAGTGTATAAATTTTTACATAATTTATATCTTGGGCAACTTCACGAAGAACATAAAGAAATTAAAAAAGCACCACTTGCAATGCAGATTCCGATTGTTATCCTTTCTTTTGCCGTCCTGTTATTTGGGATTCTACCCGGACTGCCTTTAAAAGTGATTAATTCTATTATCGTTTCAGCCGGTTTTAACGCTTTGGATATATCAATCTGGGGAGTAGTCTCGGATACCGGAACATTAAATACGATTAATATTTTTGCAGCACTTGCTATTGTCGGGGCAATTGTTTCGTTTATTTTTAAAGCTGCCCGTAAATCTACACTGGTTGATCAGTATGATAATTACGCGGCAGGTGCGGCAATTCCTAAAGAAAAATATAATTATACGGTTGATTTTTATGCCCCGTTTTATCGAATGGTGAGACCGTTTCTCAAAGATTTTTTTGATCTGTTTTATCAAAAAATTGCAAAAGCAACAGACACTGCCTGCAATGCTGTCCGCAAAATTTACACAGGTTATGTGGGTAATTATGTGATGTACATTGTACTATTTTTAACATTTCTTATTTTAATTAAATTTAAATGGAGTCTATTTTAATGAAAATTATTGTACTGATTATTTCGCCTATATTAGCTTTAATTACAGGAATGCTTTTTCTCGGTATATCCCGGAAAATAACAGCAAGAATTCAATGGCGGTACGGGCCGCCGCTTCTTCAGCCTTTCATTGATGTCATAAGGTCTTTCAGCCAGAAGAGCATCACTCATGGGTGGTTTTTTGATTTTGGAATTATATTATCATTGACAGGTTCATTTGTCCTTGTTTTATTTCTGCCGATTGGCAAAGTGTGCTCATTAACATCGGGCGGATTAATAGCCTTTATTTATCTTATGCTGCTGGGCCCCTTTGGTATTGCATTAGCTGGAGCGGCGTCAGGTAATCCTAATTCCAGCCTGGGAATATCGAGAAAATTTTTACTTTCTCTCGGATATGAAATCCCCTTGATTTTAATTTTACTGGCAATAATGACATATTATAATACAATTTCCTTAGTTGATATTGTAAAAACACAGAATATCTCCGGCTGGGCTTTTGGCTCCTGGGCTTTAGTGCTGCCCGGGCTGGCTTATATTTTGATTCTTCCTGCTATTCTTGGTGTACGGCCTTTTGAAGTTGTTAAAGCACCGCAAGAAATTTCTTCAGGTCCAGTAGCGGAATTTGG containing:
- a CDS encoding redox-sensing transcriptional repressor Rex, with amino-acid sequence MDKSIPNETISRLFPYFRALMCLDKQGTETVSSARLAEVCRANSSKIRKDLSYFGELGTRGVGYNVKDLMQKIRTILNLDPIKNAALVGVGNIGKALLKYSNFELEGFKIYMAFDNNPKIIGKKINHVIVEDVVNMKKRIKSEKIKLGILTVPEPVAPAIARRMGDMGIKAILSFAPCSLAMPHNIEITCVDLSTEMAKLIYYSYR
- a CDS encoding Na+/H+ antiporter subunit E — translated: MNKVAYETPHQTRNFFYLFCILFLIWLALTSSFLWEELAVGFFISLILALMLNKNYPSLGLPPISIKKIIFFIVFILVLFKEIVKANFDVAYRVIHPKMPIKPGVVIIKTGLKQDIAKLILANAITLTPGTFTLDIKEDKLLIHWIYVRSEGIEESTKNIGERFEKYLKVIFA
- a CDS encoding cation:proton antiporter, with the translated sequence MSETIILVYLAVIGLGLIFSLLRMLLGPTASDRAVAVDTITTTVVALLVILSLVFDRYIYLDVALVYSLLAFVGLVAIARYLERGI
- a CDS encoding Na+/H+ antiporter subunit G, with the translated sequence MELLGIIIIGIGVAFLMLGNFGVLRLPDVYNRIQAGTKCTTFGAFFTIIGVGIIQPAWFWKCLLIAVFVFATNPISSHAIARASKRAGVPLCDRSVVDKSRDFKEYREET
- a CDS encoding DUF4040 domain-containing protein, producing the protein MIIIVSLLVFLMIVSAVAAYIFKDLISAVIAGCMVSLIAAILFYFLQAPDVAMAEASIGAALVTAVFIIAIIRTKRYEE
- a CDS encoding cation:proton antiporter, which produces MRKIIGLILLIIVAWGIFLSIQKIPFGEPKTKIGKYYIDNGKQQTGASNIVTSVVVGFRGFDTLGEVTVLFLATIGLGAVLGTLKRKEKIKITRASLILRTGCRFLFPLILLFGSYIIIHGHLTPGGGFQGGAVIASAFLLVYLGCPGKRINEIGSKTAESLGGLTFVVLGLIGLTAGGHYFLYNFLPKGEFNTLFSAGLIPIIYIAIGIKVGSELAGVIDQLKEES
- a CDS encoding NADH-quinone oxidoreductase subunit K produces the protein MNFLHDYIYYIGSFSLIFIGLFIMLTKRNLIKVILGLSILETGVNLFIISVGYIHKGTAPIFSKAGLEAKNMVDPVPQALVLTAIVIGLAVLALALSLTIRLYGHYGTLNLQKIKEQRW
- a CDS encoding NADH-quinone oxidoreductase subunit H, which translates into the protein MKIIVLIISPILALITGMLFLGISRKITARIQWRYGPPLLQPFIDVIRSFSQKSITHGWFFDFGIILSLTGSFVLVLFLPIGKVCSLTSGGLIAFIYLMLLGPFGIALAGAASGNPNSSLGISRKFLLSLGYEIPLILILLAIMTYYNTISLVDIVKTQNISGWAFGSWALVLPGLAYILILPAILGVRPFEVVKAPQEISSGPVAEFGGKHLAFSTFQHALQMFIGLGLFVNIFLGGGDLFGLFAPLTGTVWGSFLGIIIFLLKMLIVLILTLFINAVYPRYRIEQAMQYLWKWPTLISFIGLIIVVLIN